The following are encoded together in the Petrotoga sp. 9PW.55.5.1 genome:
- the thrC gene encoding threonine synthase has product MDRFNFWPGIIEAFRSFMPVNENTKIITLQEGNTPLIFAEKISNKLDIELYLKYDGANPTGSFKDRGMTLAVTKAVENGDKAIICASTGNTSASAAAYGSRAGLKTAVIIPEGKIALGKLSQALMHGATVIPIKGNFDVALELTREIANNYPITLVNSLNPFRLEGQKSAAFEVCDQLGGKAPDILAIPVGNAGNITAYWKGFKEYHQAGKINNLPKMMGFEAEGSAAIVRNLVIKNPETVATAIRIGNPVNWGKAVKAAEESNGFINFVTDQEILETYQELSSLEGVFAEPASAASVAGVKKMIKLNKIEKGSKIVAVLTGHGLKDPDTAIKTIKNPQAIEPKLETILKIIGL; this is encoded by the coding sequence ATGGATAGATTCAATTTTTGGCCAGGCATTATAGAAGCGTTTAGATCGTTCATGCCGGTGAATGAAAATACTAAAATAATAACCTTGCAAGAAGGAAATACCCCTCTAATATTTGCAGAGAAGATAAGTAACAAATTGGATATAGAATTATATTTAAAATATGATGGGGCTAATCCTACAGGATCTTTTAAAGACAGGGGAATGACTTTAGCTGTTACAAAAGCGGTAGAAAATGGGGATAAAGCCATAATATGTGCTTCTACTGGCAACACTTCAGCTTCTGCAGCAGCTTATGGGAGTAGAGCTGGTTTAAAAACCGCTGTGATTATTCCAGAAGGAAAGATTGCTTTAGGGAAATTATCTCAGGCATTGATGCATGGTGCTACCGTTATTCCTATAAAAGGTAATTTTGACGTTGCTTTAGAATTAACAAGAGAAATAGCAAATAACTATCCTATAACTCTTGTAAACTCTTTGAACCCTTTTAGATTAGAAGGACAAAAAAGTGCAGCCTTTGAAGTATGTGACCAGTTGGGAGGAAAAGCTCCTGATATACTTGCAATACCTGTTGGAAACGCAGGAAACATAACAGCTTATTGGAAAGGGTTTAAAGAATATCACCAAGCCGGTAAAATAAACAATTTACCAAAAATGATGGGTTTTGAGGCAGAGGGCTCAGCAGCTATTGTAAGAAATTTGGTTATAAAAAATCCAGAAACTGTAGCTACAGCAATACGAATAGGTAATCCAGTCAATTGGGGAAAGGCAGTAAAAGCTGCAGAAGAATCAAACGGTTTTATTAATTTTGTTACAGATCAAGAAATTTTAGAAACGTACCAAGAACTCTCATCCCTCGAAGGAGTTTTTGCAGAACCTGCATCAGCTGCATCTGTTGCAGGAGTTAAAAAAATGATCAAATTAAATAAAATAGAAAAAGGAAGCAAAATAGTGGCTGTATTAACAGGACATGGTTTAAAAGATCCTGATACAGCTATAAAAACGATAAAAAATCCACAAGCTATAGAACCAAAGTTAGAAACTATTTTAAAAATAATCGGTTTATAA